Proteins from a genomic interval of Desulfuromonas thiophila:
- the rpmD gene encoding 50S ribosomal protein L30, which yields MSQQLKVTLKKSGIGRSAYFTRVLKGMGLTKLNKTVVLPDTPEMRGMVNKVSHMVSLEEC from the coding sequence ATGAGCCAGCAATTGAAAGTAACACTGAAGAAAAGTGGGATTGGGCGCAGTGCCTATTTTACCCGGGTACTTAAGGGTATGGGACTGACAAAGCTGAACAAGACGGTCGTTCTTCCGGATACGCCGGAAATGCGTGGCATGGTCAATAAGGTCAGCCACATGGTGTCTCTCGAAGAGTGCTGA
- the rplO gene encoding 50S ribosomal protein L15 — MDLSNLSPAAGSVKKRKRIGRGPGSGNGKTAGKGHKGQNARSGGGVKPGFEGGQMPLQRRLPKRGFTPLDKKVYALVNLRDLDTFEAGSVVDPQQLIAAGLVRQIGDGVKVLGDGELTKAVTVKAHRFSRSAQEKIAAAGGTVEVL, encoded by the coding sequence ATGGATCTGAGTAATCTCAGCCCGGCTGCGGGCTCCGTGAAAAAAAGAAAACGTATTGGCCGCGGACCCGGTTCGGGTAATGGTAAGACCGCCGGCAAGGGCCATAAGGGTCAAAATGCTCGCTCCGGCGGTGGTGTGAAGCCAGGTTTTGAGGGTGGGCAGATGCCTTTGCAGCGCCGGCTGCCCAAGCGTGGCTTTACGCCGCTTGACAAAAAAGTGTATGCCTTGGTTAATCTGCGCGATCTTGATACTTTCGAGGCAGGGTCAGTGGTTGATCCGCAGCAACTGATCGCGGCAGGCCTTGTCCGCCAGATTGGTGACGGTGTCAAGGTTCTTGGTGATGGTGAGCTGACAAAGGCAGTGACCGTGAAGGCGCACCGATTCAGCCGTTCTGCCCAAGAAAAAATCGCTGCCGCT